The following DNA comes from Anopheles arabiensis isolate DONGOLA chromosome 3, AaraD3, whole genome shotgun sequence.
TGCCGTGTGTCGTGCAGTTCATCTCGCCGAGCGCTCGACGGCGCGGgaattaattaatcaaataCGGCATCGAATCGAACGTTTGTTGTGGTTTGGTGTATCGGTCAAGGAGTCAATTGGCATTAAACAAAAAGGGGACGAGATAGAGCTTTGCTCGCCTTCTTTGTGCGGTAAATGATAGTGAAGGATAGTTCGATTCGTTTGTGTGATGAACCAGTGACAAGAGTGTTTTTGAAgtgttaattaaaaataattaaggGGATTAATTTGATCGTTTAAAGGTTTACatgacttttaaaatgattaaacTGATGCTCAAAAGTAAGTGGCGTGTAATGATACCTAAATAGTTCAAATGTTAAAGGGCTACGACCTAATTGCAGGACCTTCTGCGATCAGTCCCCGCTATGGCAACTTTCTGTTCGGACTCTTATGCGGATGGATTCTCTCAAGAGCGATCCATGTTTGGACAACTTCTGGATGGATTACTGCTCCCAACGCACAAAACAATTCCCCTGCCTTCAACATAAGCGAAAGTGTTCGTGTGCTCTGCTGGGTAATGACCACGCCGGATAACCACCAGGAAAAGGTGATCCACATCCAAGCTACCTGGGGAGCTCGGTGCAACAAACTGCTGATCATGAGCTCCGTCGCTGATCCGTCGATCGGAAGCATCGCTCTACCGGTCGAGGAAGGCCGCAAGAGTCTGTGGAATAAGACGCGAGAAGCATTCCGGTACATCTACGAACATCATCTCGAGGAGTACGATTGGTTCTTCAAGGCGGACGACGACACGTACGTGGTGGTGGAGAATCTGCGCTACTTTCTGTATCCGTATTCACCGCAGTTGCCGATCTATTTCGGGAGTAAGTTCCGCTATCCGGAGTATGTGAAGCAAGGATACTTTTCTGGTGGTGCTGGCTATGTGCTGAGCCGGGAGGCAGTGAGACGTTTCAACGAACAAGCACTCGGCGATGTGCAGCACTGTTCGGCGGCCTACGACACGGAGGATCTTGAAATGGGTAAAACAAGTAATTGAAGGATGATGGTAGAAGTCTTCATTAAACCAACATCTTGTATCCTCAGGAAAATGCATGGAGAGTGTGAATGTAACGGCCGGTGATTCCAGGGACAGCTTAGGCCGAAAGCGATTTCTTCCGATGGAACCTGTGTTTCATCTCACCAGCTCGGTGACAGAGGATCCTGACTTTTGGTACAACCAATACTCGTACTATGAGCCCTTTTACGGCAAGAACTGTTGCTCGGATCTGGCTATCAGCTTCCATTACGTTCCCGGGAAGCATATGCACATGATGGACTATCTGATTTACGATCTACACGCGTGGGGCAGGAGATACCAAGACGCACCACttgccaaagcaaaaacacTCCAAGAAGCGATGGCCGTTGCTGGACCATATCCGATCAGTACTTTACGGCCAAAAACTGAGATGAGTGTAGTATCCACCGTAGGTATAGAGGAAGTCTCTTCTACGATAAAACCTTAGTGAAATAGTGAAGCTCAATTGTTCAACTAGTCACCTGTACATGATTGTAGAAttagtgttgtttttcttgaaTACAttgaataattcaaaataaacttcttttaaaatgttttttgttttcctttttcgtaGCAGAATAGCACATCTCCAGCATGGTATGACAGTTGTATGACAGTAGAACAAGAAACGCTTCACGAAAACAAcccattgcataccttcaggcgcatTTCAACCTGGTGAAGCGTTTCGTTTGAAATCAAATTCTCTTTCAGGCTAATTTTAGTCTCAATGGTTCGCTTTAAAGCTGTTGATGACAACTGGTCGTATACATTTTACACCTACTTGAACATGCCGCAGTACCCGTTGGCCGTGTCGAATGTCTGCTCCGGCGGGACGACACGCTCCAGCAGTCTCGGCAGCTGCGATAAGCATCCAAGCGCCGCCAGCAAGCTGGGGTCACCGGGTCCCACCGGTTCTGGCAGCTCCCTGGCGGTGAGGGGCGTCCCTGGTGGGGCAATACGAAACTGTGGCCTTGCGCACATATCCTGGGGGATGCAGTAAAGGGATGCATACACAAAGCACTTCAGTGTTAAGGGAATTCCATCGCACCGCACACTCAATCCACTTACGTGAGGTCGCATCCAGACGATTTGCTTCTTCTTGGACAATGTGCGGGGCGTCGGTGGGAACTCCAGGTCCTCGTGCAGCCCTCCCGGGCCGCGCGTCAGCACACCGTTCATGTGCCGGCCGTTCGGCAGTGTGCCATTACCGTTCGCCGTGATGACCTCGGCCGATCGGGGTCGCGACAGTGTGGACTGATGATCTTGCATCCCACCATTCGTCCAGCCCCGTAGCTTTGGTCCACCATCTAAACAGAGTGagtgtgagagaaagagaaagaaaagcgtAAATTGATCCGTTTCATCCTTTCCAGTGAGAGTGTAAGGCACCGCGATTTGCGCCAAAAATTTGCGCCACGACTGGCTAGTAGTGTGCCCCTTCAATAAAGAAGAGTGATGGATTGGAGGAAAGTTATTTGAACAGTCCAACACAGCCATTGAGCCAATCAATCACACGGtcgcgggggggggggggggctggcGGAAAGAGGGCTACTTACTTGTGTAATACTTATCCGTGGCAGTGAACTCGCctgcgaaagagagagaggaagcaaAGCAGAAGGAGAACATATAAGCATGCGACATGGGGCTGCGCGTTTATGAGCGACCGTTTACGATCGGCAGGGGAAGGAAAGTCAATTGAGGCTAGTGaaatgttggttttttgttgttgagaaATTATCGCtttctcgtgtgtgtgtgtgtctttttgggcagcagtagcaggaaGCAGGAAATGGGGAAATGACACCGAGTAGCTCATTCTTTGGCTGCCAACCGCAAAACA
Coding sequences within:
- the LOC120901348 gene encoding glycoprotein-N-acetylgalactosamine 3-beta-galactosyltransferase 1-like codes for the protein MTFKMIKLMLKRPSAISPRYGNFLFGLLCGWILSRAIHVWTTSGWITAPNAQNNSPAFNISESVRVLCWVMTTPDNHQEKVIHIQATWGARCNKLLIMSSVADPSIGSIALPVEEGRKSLWNKTREAFRYIYEHHLEEYDWFFKADDDTYVVVENLRYFLYPYSPQLPIYFGSKFRYPEYVKQGYFSGGAGYVLSREAVRRFNEQALGDVQHCSAAYDTEDLEMGKCMESVNVTAGDSRDSLGRKRFLPMEPVFHLTSSVTEDPDFWYNQYSYYEPFYGKNCCSDLAISFHYVPGKHMHMMDYLIYDLHAWGRRYQDAPLAKAKTLQEAMAVAGPYPISTLRPKTEMSVVSTVGIEEVSSTIKP